In Bradyrhizobium sp. WBOS07, the genomic window GGCAGCCCGATGCGGCGGCTAGTGGTATCCTTCAACGTGGCGTCGGTCATGCATGCGCTCCCTTGGCGCGCAGCCGCGGATCGAGGAAGCCGTAGAGGAAATCCACGATCAGGTTTGACGTGACCATGGTCATCGCGACCAGCAGCAGGATGCATTGCACGACGGCAAGGTCGCGGTTGGCGACGGCGACGACGAGCAGGCGCCCTACTCCCGGCCAGGCAAACACGCTCTCAACCACCACCGCGCCCGCGATCAGCGTGCCCACCATGAAGCCGAGAATGGTCACGGTCGGGATCGCCGCGTTCGGCAGCGCATGTGACGTCACCACCTTGCGCCACGGCAGGCCTTTTGCGGATGCGGTGCGGATATAGGGTTGGCCCAGCACCTCCAGCATCGCGCTGCGGGTGAAGCGCGCCAGCACCGCGGCGCCCCCTAAGCTCAGCGTCGTGATCGGCAAGATGGCATGGCGCCAGCTGTCCTGCCCGCCCGACGGCAGCCAGCCGAGCTGCACGGCGAAGACCAGAACCAGGATCAGCGCGAGCACGAAGCTCGGCACGGTGAAGCCTGCGACCGCCGTCGTCATCACGGCACGATCGATGGCGGAGCCCCGGTGCAGCGCCGCGTAGATGCCGGCGGGAACGCCGAGCGCGACCTTAAAGAAGAAGGCCGGAAGGGTCAGCGCCAGCGTCGCCGGGATGCGCTCCAGCACCAGCTCGATCGCGGGCCGTCCGTCGCGCATGGAGCGGCCGAGCTCGCCCTTGGCGATGGCGCCGAAGTAATCGAGATACTGAAACCAGATGGGATCATCGAGGCCCCAGGCCTTCCGAAACGCGGCGAGCACCTCGGGCGGCGCCTCCGGTCCCAGGATCATCAGCGCGGGATCGCCCGACAGGCGCAACACGATGAAGGCGAAGGTGACGACGAGCACGATCGTGAGCGCGGCGCGCCCGATGCGGATGGCGAAATAGCGTCCCATCACGCCGCATCCCGCGCTTGCGCGCCCGTGACGAGATGGCAGGCCACCTGCCGGTCGCCACCGACGGCAGCCAGCGCCGGCACTTCGCTCGCACAGCGGGCGATGGCGCGCGGACAGCGCGGATGGAAGGCGCAGCCTTGCGGGCGCGCGGCAGGGTTCGGCGGATCGCCTGCCAGAACGATGCGGCCGGCGCTGCGGCGGCCGGGCGCCGGCGACGCCGAAACCAGCGCCTGGGTATAGGGATGCTCGGGCCGTGCGAACAGATCGTCGGCGCTGCCGATCTCGACGATGCGGCCGAGATACATCACCGCGACGACGTTGCTGATCTGGCGGACGACGCGCAGATCGTGGCTGATGAACAGCAGCGTCAGCGACAATTGCGCCTGGAGATCGCAGAGCAGGTTCACCACCTGGGCCTGGATCGAGACGTCGAGCGCGCTGACCGGCTCGTCGCAGACCAGGAAATCGGGCTTGGTGGCGAGCGCCCGCGCCAGCACGATGCGCTGGCGCTGGCCGCCGGAGAGCGCACCGGGATAGCGCGCGCCATGCGCCGGCGTCAGCTCGACCGCGCGCAGCAATTCGCGGACGCGCTCCTCGCGCTCGGCGGGCGTGCCAATGCCGTGGATGTCGAGCGGCTCGCGGATTTGCGCCGCGACCGGCAAGCGCCGGTCCAGCGCGCCGAGCGGGTCCTGGAAGATCATCTGCATGCGCGCCCGCTCCGCGCGCCATGCGGCCGTTGCGGGCACGGCCATCGGCGTGCCGTCGAACCGCACCTCGCCGCGATCGGGCGGCTCGAGGCCGAGCACGATACGTCCCGTCGTCGATTTGCCCGAGCCGGACTCGCCGACGAGACCCAGCGTCTGCCCCCTGGCAATCGCGAGCGACACGCCATCGACGGCGTGCACGGCCGTAGCCCGGCCGAACATTCCCGAGCGCATCGCATAGCTGCGCGAGATCGCGGACACCTCGACGAGCGGCGGGCTCATTCGGCGGCGATCCCCAGCAGCGCGCGGCGCGAGGCCTCGGCCCGGATGCAGGCAACGCGGCGGTCATCCGCGATCGGCGCCAGCGCCGGCGCGGCAAGGCTGCACGGCTCGGACGCCAGCGCGCAACGCGGCGCGAAGGCGCATCCACCAGGCATCTTAGCGGGATCAGGCACCGTTCCGGGAATGGCGGTGAGACGCCGCCGGGGCCCGTCGAGCGGCGGCAGCGCGCCGATCAGGCCCTGCGCGTAGGGGTGCGCGGGATCGGCGAAGAGCTGGTTGCTGGGGGCTTCCTCAATGATGCGGCCGGCATACATCACCGCGACGCGGTCGCAGTTCTCGGCGACGACGCCGAGATCGTGGCTGATCAGCACCATCGCCATGCCGAGCTCGCGGCGCACCGTCGAGAGCAGCTCCAGGATCTGGGCCTGGATGGTGGCATCGAGCGCGGTGGTCGGCTCGTCCGCGATCAGGAGGTCCGGATTTCCGGCGAGCGCCATCGCGATCATGACGCGCTGGACCTGGCCGCCGGAGAACTCGTGCGGATAGGCGTCCAGCCGCCGGCCCGCGTCGGGAATGCCGACCAGATCGAGCAGCCGCCGCGCCTCGGCCTTCACGGCTTGGCCTTGGAGATCGCGATGCAGCGCCAGCGCTTCGCAGAGTTGCCTGCGGATCGTCAGCACCGGGTTGAGCGCGCTCGCCGGATCCTGGAAGATCATGGCGATGCGCCCGCCCCTGACATGGTCGAGCTCGGTGGCCGGAGCGCCGAGGATCTCGCGCCCTTCGAGCCGCACCTTGCCGGAGACCTGCGCATGCCGCGGCAACAGGCCGAGCGCGGCGAGCCAGGTCACCGACTTGCCGGAGCCGGACTCGCCGACGAGACCGAGGGCCTCGCCCTTCTGCAAGGTGAGATCGACGCCGCGCAGGACCGGCACGCCGCTGAAGGCGACGCGGAGACCTGCAATGTTGACCAGCGGCGCCACGGCTACGCCTCGAAATTGCCGGCGCGGAAATCCATCGCGAAGGCGGGTGCTGCCTTCCACTTGATCGATTTCGGCTTGGCGGTGAAGGTCGCGTTCTGGTGCAGCACCGTATAGGCGGGGTCCTCGCGCTCGGCGATCTCCAGCATGCGGCGGAACGCCTTCTTGCGTGCGGCCCGGTCGGTCGAGGTCTCCAGGAATTCGGAGAGCTTGTTCAGCTCGACGTTGGTCCACTCGCCGATCTGCTGCTGCTGCCCGTTCGGCCCATGCTGGGCCACCAGCGAGGACACGGGATCGTTGAACGCGGCCGAGTTTGACCAGTCGCGCACCGCGCGCGCGGGTCCACGTTCCATGATCTGCGACCAGTTCTCCTTGGTCTCGATCTGCACGTTGAGGCCGACCGACTTCCACATCTCGACCAGGATCTGCGCGGTCGCGACCTGGTTGGTGTAGTAATTGTTGAGCAGGCGATACGGGATCGGATCGCCCTTGTAATTGGCTTGCTTGAGCAGATCCTGCGCCAGCTTCGGATCATACGCGGGCACGGCCCAATCCGCGTTGAACATGTCGCCGTAGAATTCCCATTGCAGCCCCTTCGGCACGCGGGTGCGGCCGGCCCACAGGCTGTCGACGATGGCCTGGCGGTCGATCGCATGGGTGAAGGCGCGCCGCACAAGCGGATTGGCGAGCACGGCGTGGTTCTTGTCGAACACGGTCAGGCGGTGGTTGAGGATGGTGCCGCCCTGCACTTCGAACGCGGAGTTCTTCTCGATGCCGGCGATCTGGTCCGGCGGGATGTCGCAGGCGAACTGGTATTCGCCCGACAGCAGGCCGTTGATGCGGCTGGCGACCTCGGGCACTTCGAGGAAGCGGATGCGCTTCAGCGGCGGACGGCCACCCCAATATTCGTCATGCGCTTCCAGGGTCAGTGACACGTCGGGCTTGAGCTCGACGACCCTGTAGGGCCCGGTGGTGATCGGCTTGCGCGCCCAGTCGAGATAGCTCGCGGATTCTTCCCAGGCGCGGCGGTTCATGATGTCCGAGCCGTAGCGCTGCAGCCGTCCCTCGATGGTGACGTCCGGCGTCGCGTTGTAGAAGCGCACGGTGTACTTGTCGACGGCATCGACGCGCGCGAGGTCCGGCCAGATGCGGCGGGCGACGGCGGGCACGTCGGGCGGCAGCTCCTTGCCCGGCCGCGGCGTCGGGATCTTCTCGAACGCCTTGATGGTGGAGCGGTTCTTGGCCTCGGTGTCGCTGAACATGCGCTCGCGGCTGAAGGTGAAGACGACGTCCTCGGCGGTCATCTCGTCGCCATTGTGGAACTTGACGCCCTGGCGCAGCTTCACCTCGACGGTCTGGTCGTCGATGCGGCGCCATTCGGTGGCAAGGCCCGGCACGGCTTCGAGATTGCCGCGCCAGTTCTTCGAGATCAGGCCTTCCCAGATCGAGGAGAAGAACACGCGCTCGCCGACATTGGACTGCTCGCGCAGCACGTCGAGCACGTTGGCGTTGGTGACCTTCTGCACGGCGATCGTCACCGACGGACGGCTGTCGCCCTGCGCGATGGCAAATCGCGGCAGCAGCAACGTGCTTGCGGCCGCGCCGCCGGATTTCAGGATAGTGCGACGGGTAAGCTTGCTCATGGCGGTGTGACCCCTGCCCTGGATGATGCGGTTATTCGGCGAGACCGAGCGCGGCGAGATAGGCTGCGCCGGCGCGGACGTCGTCGTGATTGCGAAGTTCGAGGATCAGCCGCGGGTTGGACGTCAGCCGGCCCAGCGCGCGGAACACGGTGACCCAGGGAATGTTGCCCTCGCCCGGGGCCCAGTGCCGGTCGGCAAAGCCGTCAGTGTCCTGCAGATGCACATGAGTGAGCATGTCGCCGGCGGTCTCGACGTAATAGTCGACCGGCGGCGCGCCGGTGGAGATGTGGGCGTAGTTGGCGTGACCGGTGTCGAGCGAGACGCGAACCCTAGCGCTTTCGAGCGCCCTGGCGAGGCGCACCCGGTCGCGCGGATCCTTGTCCTCGATGTTCTCGATGACGATCTCGCAGCCGATGGTTTCCGCGCGCGCGACGACTTCGGCGAGCGTCGCCTTGACGCGCTCGACGAGGTAGTTGCGATTGTCCGGATAGAGATCGAGATTGTTGTGGTCCCAGGTCGTGAACGGCGAATGGATCACCATCTGCGTCGCGCCGAGGAACTCGGCGGCATCCAGCCCCTGAAGCAGGCGCTTGGTCACCGCCTGGCGGATCATGGGATCGTGGCTGTCGATCTTGAAGCCCCAGAACGGACCGTGGATACCGAGCCGTCCGGTATGGCCCGACAGCATCTGTTTGATCTCGCCGGCGGTGCTGCGCCAATCGCTGTCGAGAAGATCGGCGCGGAAGAAATCCTGGATTTCGAGATCGCGCTGCCGCTCCAGAAGCCAGTCGCGATGCGCGGGAATCGATTTGATGGACAATGCGGCGCCCAGCACCGGCTTCGACATGGCTTGCTCCTTGACCGTCAGCGATGACGGGAGCAGCGCTAGACCAGTTCGATGACAGGCCGGTGAAATGCAGGTTCTGCGGCGCCGGGAGATGTGGACATCCTGCCGACGATGCGCTCGGGTTCAGGCAACCGCGATCGCGCACCGATGCCGAACGGACACATCGCAACCGGTATTCGTGTCCGTAGTGATCCGGAATGGAATCCTAACCAAGCTTCGCGTACATCGCGGGACATCGATCGGCGGCCACTTCCACGGGCATCACCCTCTGATCGCGCTACATGGGGTTGGGGGACCACATGGGGCCACATGGGG contains:
- a CDS encoding ABC transporter substrate-binding protein, translated to MSKLTRRTILKSGGAAASTLLLPRFAIAQGDSRPSVTIAVQKVTNANVLDVLREQSNVGERVFFSSIWEGLISKNWRGNLEAVPGLATEWRRIDDQTVEVKLRQGVKFHNGDEMTAEDVVFTFSRERMFSDTEAKNRSTIKAFEKIPTPRPGKELPPDVPAVARRIWPDLARVDAVDKYTVRFYNATPDVTIEGRLQRYGSDIMNRRAWEESASYLDWARKPITTGPYRVVELKPDVSLTLEAHDEYWGGRPPLKRIRFLEVPEVASRINGLLSGEYQFACDIPPDQIAGIEKNSAFEVQGGTILNHRLTVFDKNHAVLANPLVRRAFTHAIDRQAIVDSLWAGRTRVPKGLQWEFYGDMFNADWAVPAYDPKLAQDLLKQANYKGDPIPYRLLNNYYTNQVATAQILVEMWKSVGLNVQIETKENWSQIMERGPARAVRDWSNSAAFNDPVSSLVAQHGPNGQQQQIGEWTNVELNKLSEFLETSTDRAARKKAFRRMLEIAEREDPAYTVLHQNATFTAKPKSIKWKAAPAFAMDFRAGNFEA
- a CDS encoding sugar phosphate isomerase/epimerase, with amino-acid sequence MSKPVLGAALSIKSIPAHRDWLLERQRDLEIQDFFRADLLDSDWRSTAGEIKQMLSGHTGRLGIHGPFWGFKIDSHDPMIRQAVTKRLLQGLDAAEFLGATQMVIHSPFTTWDHNNLDLYPDNRNYLVERVKATLAEVVARAETIGCEIVIENIEDKDPRDRVRLARALESARVRVSLDTGHANYAHISTGAPPVDYYVETAGDMLTHVHLQDTDGFADRHWAPGEGNIPWVTVFRALGRLTSNPRLILELRNHDDVRAGAAYLAALGLAE
- a CDS encoding ABC transporter ATP-binding protein; translated protein: MSPPLVEVSAISRSYAMRSGMFGRATAVHAVDGVSLAIARGQTLGLVGESGSGKSTTGRIVLGLEPPDRGEVRFDGTPMAVPATAAWRAERARMQMIFQDPLGALDRRLPVAAQIREPLDIHGIGTPAEREERVRELLRAVELTPAHGARYPGALSGGQRQRIVLARALATKPDFLVCDEPVSALDVSIQAQVVNLLCDLQAQLSLTLLFISHDLRVVRQISNVVAVMYLGRIVEIGSADDLFARPEHPYTQALVSASPAPGRRSAGRIVLAGDPPNPAARPQGCAFHPRCPRAIARCASEVPALAAVGGDRQVACHLVTGAQARDAA
- a CDS encoding ABC transporter permease yields the protein MGRYFAIRIGRAALTIVLVVTFAFIVLRLSGDPALMILGPEAPPEVLAAFRKAWGLDDPIWFQYLDYFGAIAKGELGRSMRDGRPAIELVLERIPATLALTLPAFFFKVALGVPAGIYAALHRGSAIDRAVMTTAVAGFTVPSFVLALILVLVFAVQLGWLPSGGQDSWRHAILPITTLSLGGAAVLARFTRSAMLEVLGQPYIRTASAKGLPWRKVVTSHALPNAAIPTVTILGFMVGTLIAGAVVVESVFAWPGVGRLLVVAVANRDLAVVQCILLLVAMTMVTSNLIVDFLYGFLDPRLRAKGAHA
- a CDS encoding ABC transporter ATP-binding protein — protein: MAPLVNIAGLRVAFSGVPVLRGVDLTLQKGEALGLVGESGSGKSVTWLAALGLLPRHAQVSGKVRLEGREILGAPATELDHVRGGRIAMIFQDPASALNPVLTIRRQLCEALALHRDLQGQAVKAEARRLLDLVGIPDAGRRLDAYPHEFSGGQVQRVMIAMALAGNPDLLIADEPTTALDATIQAQILELLSTVRRELGMAMVLISHDLGVVAENCDRVAVMYAGRIIEEAPSNQLFADPAHPYAQGLIGALPPLDGPRRRLTAIPGTVPDPAKMPGGCAFAPRCALASEPCSLAAPALAPIADDRRVACIRAEASRRALLGIAAE